A region of the Synechococcus sp. PCC 7502 genome:
ATTTAGGAGCATTCATGCCCTCTTCTTTTCAATCTCTAGGTATTTCTGAAGCCCGCATTCAAGTTTTAACTGAATTAGGTTTTACAGCCCCTACTCCCATTCAATCTCAATCTATCCCCGCCCTGCTTGAAGGCAAAGATATGCTCGGTCAGGCACAAACTGGAACTGGTAAGACCGCAGCTTTTTCACTACCAATTTTAGAGCGCATTGACCCTTATCAAAATCAACTTCAGGCTCTAATTTTAACGCCCACCCGTGAACTGGCAATTCAAGTCAGCCAAGCTATTCGCAGTTTTAATCTTAAGCCCGGTGCCAAAATTTTAACTGTTTACGGTGGACAGGCGATTGATCGCCAAATTTCCCAACTTGATCGCGGTGTACATATTGTGGTTGGTACTCCTGGTCGAGTGATTGACCTCATGGATCGGGGCAGACTCGATCTTAGTCATCTGTCTTGGTTTGTGCTAGATGAAGCTGATGAAATGTTAAACATGGGCTTTATTCAAGATGTGGAAAAAATCTTGGCAGTCACGCCTCCGCAACGCCAAACTGCATTTTTTTCGGCAACTATGCCCACGGCAGTAAAAAGGTTAGTTAAAAACTATCTGCGATCGCCAGTTTTGGTCAAGGTGGAGTCTGATGATTCTGCGCCTAGTCGGATTGAACAACAAGTTTACATCGTGCCACCCCATCTGAGTAAGGAGGAAGCCTTATTACCAATTTTGGAACTGGAAGCACCTCACTCTGCTCTAATTTTTGTGCGGACAAAAGATGCAGCTAGCAAACTCACCGACATTCTTCAAAATGCAGGACATAGTGTTGATGAATATCACGGTAATTTAACGCAGGTTCAGCGTGAAGGTTTACTCAGACGTTTCCGCAGCGAACAAGTAAGATGGGTAGTTGCCACGGATATTGCCGCTAGAGGATTAGATATTGATAGTTTGACCCATGTGATCAATCTGGATATGCCCGACGACCTAGAGCGATATGTCCACCGCATTGGGCGCACGGGACGAGCAGGACGCACTGGTACCGCAATTACAATTATCTCTGCCAGAGAGCGTTATAAACTGCGCCATTTGGAAAAAATGATTGGGCAAACCTTGGATGCTCTACCTATGCCTACAATTACCCAAATCCAAGAACGACGCATTGCTAGATTTAAAGAGCAAATCCATGAGGTTCTAACTGGAGAAAGATTAGCTTCCTTCCTACCGTTGGTATCTCAACTTTCTGAAGATTATGATCCTCAGGCGATCGCAGCAGCAGCATTACAATTGGCGTATAGTCGGATTCAATCTGAAAAATCTGAACAGGCGGCACTGAATATCTTGTCTAAGCAAGCTGATAAATCTACCTTTAGTGGTAGTAAGCCCGTAAAGCGTAGTACCAGCAGTACAAGTGGCAGACGTAATTATGATAATTATGACCGTGCTGATAAGCCCTCTGATAAATCTGATAGACCAGAAAGATTTGATCGCGATCGCAATAAAGGTGATTACGGTAACAAGTCTGGACGTTTTACCCCAGCCAGAACAAAACATTAGATTAGAACCTAAAGCTAAGATTCAAAGGCTCAGTAGAGAACCTAACATCTAGTAAGTGTTTAAAACCCTGCGCGAAATTCCCATAGATTTAAGACATCAACTCATTTCTGCATTTGTAGTGGGGTTGATGTTTTGGTCTAGTTTGGCTTCTCAACTTCCCACCCTGCCTTTATATATCAAATATCTTGGCGGAACTACTACGCAAATTGGCTTAGTTATGGGTAGTTTTGCGATCGGTTTACTGTTTTGTCGCTCCTATCTGGGGCAGATGGCTGACCGAAAAGGTAGAGTGGTAATGATTTGGCTTGGGTTATCGGTTGCAGCGCTGATACCGCTTTTTTATACCACATTTAGGACAATCCCGATTTTAGTGGTGTTGAGAGCTTTACATGGTATTAGTATTGCCGCTTTTGCCACTGCCTTTAGTGCCTTAGTTGCCGATCTCGCTCCTCCTAGTCATCGGGGCGAAATTATTGGTTATATGAGTTTAGTGCAGCCCTTAGGTATTGGCTTAGGACCAGCTTTGGGGGGATGGATGCAGGAAACTTTCGGTTACACCCCCTTGTTTATAACTGCCTCTGCTTTAGCGGCAATCGGATTGGTTACGGCACTGGGACTGCGTGAAAGCTCCGATTTTATTCGGCCCCAAGGATTACAAGTGAAATTGCGAATCTGGTCAACTTTGGCAAGTCCAAGGGTTAAGGTTCCAGCTATGGTTTTGCTATTAGTGGGTATAGTATTTGGAATTTTAAGCTCATTTCTGCCTTTAACAATCCAAGAATATAAGATTCCTTTGAATGCGGGCATTTTTTACATGACTACGGCTTTATCTGGGTTTATGGTTCGCCTACCGCTTTCTACGATTAGTGATCGCTTTGGGCGGGGAGTATTTATTTCCATAGGTTTATGTTTTTATGCTTTGGCAATGTTAGTAATTGCTACGGTTCATTCTCGGTGGGCTGTTCTAGGTGCAGGTATCTTGGAAGGCATTGGTTCAGGTATTGTGATTCCTTCGATTATGACTTTATTAAGCGATCGCACATTGCCTAAAGAGAGAGGATTTATCTTTGGTTTGGCATGGTTAGGATTTGATCTGGGGATGGCATCCTGTAGCCCAATTATTGGTAGTTTAATTAAGGTGATTGGTTTATCTGGAGCTTTTATGGTTGCCAGTGGGATGGCAGTTTTAGCATTAATAATTTTTATGACTCAATCTAGTTCTAGTCTAAAAACTTCTTTTTTGTTTGCGATCAGTCTGGGGAAAGACCCTTACAGCCTTATGAAAGAGCAACTAGCACATGATTTTTGAATGAAGATTTTTAATAAGTAAGGCAAAATACAGCAGAAATCAATCCTAAATTAGGTTTGCACAAATGAGGCTAATCATAGATTTATTAACTACTAATCAGTGGAATAACTAATGATTTAAGGCTTCAAGATAGATTAAAGTCAATAAATATAAAAATAATATGAGAAATCCATTTAAAACCTATGGCAGATATTGTTGATATTGCAGTGAGTGACGATTCATTTAAAACATTAGTTACGGCGGTAAAAGCTGCTAATTTGGTCGATGTCTTGAAGTCACCTGGACCATTTACGGTTTTTGCTCCCACTGATGATGCTTTTGCTAAACTTCCGCCCGGTACGATTACGACTTTGGTGCAAAATATTCCTCAATTAACAAGAATTCTGAAATTTCATGTGGTGTCAGGTTGTTGGAAAACCGCAGACCTAGAGAATGTCACTGAATTAACCTCTGTGGAAGGCTCACCAATTAAAATTAGCTTAACCCATGGATTTGAAGTCAAAAATGCTACGGTCATTGCCTCGGATATTGAAGCAGATAATGGCATTATTCACGTCATAGATAATGTGATCTTGATGGGATAGCTTTGATAATATTTGGATTAAAGTCAAGACCTTCCCATAATTTATAATTTGATTACGCATTTCAAGAATTAATTTAGGCTTTAATTTAGATTTGATCTAGACTTGTAAAAGCCCTAGGAAATGAGATAATGCAGTTACCTACATAAACTTTTAATAATATTTAATTACTATGGATGCTGATTTAAGACCTCTTCTCGTGCTTGCTCCCATTGGTTTAGTCGTGGTTTGGGCAGCCTACAATATGACTAAAGCTGTGCTTAAGGGTGAAGCGAAACTATTTGGCGATCGTGGTAATAATCCATTTCAATAGATTTGGCTAACATTTAGTTAAATATTTGGTTAATACAATCTGAGTTATCGGTACTGGGAAAGTTCAAGTTTTTTGGCAATCCCAGTTTTTTATGGTCTTTCTTTGCTAGATCAAGGCTGAGAATGGTAAATTCATAATTGCAGTTAAGGTGATAAGGAGTGGATGATGGCTATTGGTGAGTATAAACCAGGTCTGGAAGGAGTTCCTGCCACTCAGTCTAATATCAGTTATGTAGATGGACTAGTTGGACTATTGGAGTATAGAGGTATCCGCATTGAAGACCTGTGCGAGCATAGTAATTTTTTAGAAACCAGCTATCTCCTAATTTTTGGCGAATTACCTAAACACCAAGAACTGGAGAAGTTTGAGCATAATATTAAGCACCGCCGCCGAATTAAATATCGGATTAGGGATATGCTTAAATGTTTTCCCGATGATGCCCATCCTATGGATGTAATCCAAGCTTGTGTATGTGCCTTAGGCATGTTTTATCCCCTCAAAGACTTGCGTGATATTGAGTATATTTACGGGGCTACGATTAGGCTAATCGCCAAAATTCCCACAATCATTGCCGCCTTTCACATGATGCGCCAAGGTAATGATCCTGTACCTCCTAGAGATGATCTGAGCTACGCTGCGAATTTTTTGTATATGCTCAATGAGATCGAACCCGATCCTTTGGCTGCTAAGGTATTTGATGTATGCCTAACCCTTCACGCTGAACATACAGTTAATGCTTCTACCTTTTGTGCTTTAGTGACTGCCTCAACTTTGAATGATCCCTATGTGGTACTAGCTGCTGCGGTTGGGACTTTAGGGGGTCCTTTGCATGGTGGGGCTAATGAAAAAGTGATGCTGATGCTGGAAGAGATTGGCTCTGTTAAGAACGTCAAAGCTTATTTAGAAGAGAAAATTAGCAAAAAACAAAAAGTCCCTGGGTTTGGACATCGGATTTATAAAGTTAAAGACCCTAGGGCAATTATTTTGCAGAAGTTAGTTGACCAATTATTTGAACAGACAGGTCATGATCCTTACTATGACATCGCCCTAGAATTGGAAAAACAGGCTGCGGATGTATTTTCCGAAAAAGGAATTTTCCCTAACGTGGATTTCTATTCAGGGCTAGTTTATAAAAAATTAAATATTCCTGTGGATTTATTTACTCCTGTGTTTGCGATCGCCCGTGTTCCCGGCTGGTTGGCACATTGGAAGGAACAAATGGCAGATAATCGCTTGTTTAGACCAACACAGGTTTATACAGGACTGCATGATGTTAAATACACTCCCATTAGTGATCGCTAGAAATTCTGCAAACTCTAGTTCTGATTATCGTTAAAAGTTTAGATAAAAGTTCTGGAGTAATTAAGCCTTTTGGGAAAAATATCGTTGCTAACACGATCAAGGTACCGAAGATAATTAACCTGCCATCTTGTAAAAACTGAGATAGTAACTTTGGTAAGCCATTAATATTAGCGATCGCCCTGAGTACTTCGGGTAATGCGGTTAGAGCTATACCTCCAACCACAGGACCAATGAAGGTGCGAGAACCTCCTGCTAAAACAAAAGCTAGGTAGGTAATGCTGGCATCAAAGGTTCCTTGGCGGGCATTCCATGTATTTAGGAAATGAGCACTAATGACCCCAACTATACCTGCTAAAACTGCACCGATGGTAAATGCCAAAACTTTATGGTTAGTGGAGTTAATCCCGATCGCCCCTGCTGCTAGTTCATCTTCTCTGATCCCACGCCACACCCTGCCCAGTTTGGTAACTTCAATGCGATAAAGCAAAATCATCGATACTACCAATAGCGGTACCACAATCCATAAATAACCAATTTGGGAACCAAAGGGCTGGGGA
Encoded here:
- a CDS encoding DEAD/DEAH box helicase; this encodes MPSSFQSLGISEARIQVLTELGFTAPTPIQSQSIPALLEGKDMLGQAQTGTGKTAAFSLPILERIDPYQNQLQALILTPTRELAIQVSQAIRSFNLKPGAKILTVYGGQAIDRQISQLDRGVHIVVGTPGRVIDLMDRGRLDLSHLSWFVLDEADEMLNMGFIQDVEKILAVTPPQRQTAFFSATMPTAVKRLVKNYLRSPVLVKVESDDSAPSRIEQQVYIVPPHLSKEEALLPILELEAPHSALIFVRTKDAASKLTDILQNAGHSVDEYHGNLTQVQREGLLRRFRSEQVRWVVATDIAARGLDIDSLTHVINLDMPDDLERYVHRIGRTGRAGRTGTAITIISARERYKLRHLEKMIGQTLDALPMPTITQIQERRIARFKEQIHEVLTGERLASFLPLVSQLSEDYDPQAIAAAALQLAYSRIQSEKSEQAALNILSKQADKSTFSGSKPVKRSTSSTSGRRNYDNYDRADKPSDKSDRPERFDRDRNKGDYGNKSGRFTPARTKH
- a CDS encoding MFS transporter, with protein sequence MFKTLREIPIDLRHQLISAFVVGLMFWSSLASQLPTLPLYIKYLGGTTTQIGLVMGSFAIGLLFCRSYLGQMADRKGRVVMIWLGLSVAALIPLFYTTFRTIPILVVLRALHGISIAAFATAFSALVADLAPPSHRGEIIGYMSLVQPLGIGLGPALGGWMQETFGYTPLFITASALAAIGLVTALGLRESSDFIRPQGLQVKLRIWSTLASPRVKVPAMVLLLVGIVFGILSSFLPLTIQEYKIPLNAGIFYMTTALSGFMVRLPLSTISDRFGRGVFISIGLCFYALAMLVIATVHSRWAVLGAGILEGIGSGIVIPSIMTLLSDRTLPKERGFIFGLAWLGFDLGMASCSPIIGSLIKVIGLSGAFMVASGMAVLALIIFMTQSSSSLKTSFLFAISLGKDPYSLMKEQLAHDF
- a CDS encoding fasciclin domain-containing protein yields the protein MADIVDIAVSDDSFKTLVTAVKAANLVDVLKSPGPFTVFAPTDDAFAKLPPGTITTLVQNIPQLTRILKFHVVSGCWKTADLENVTELTSVEGSPIKISLTHGFEVKNATVIASDIEADNGIIHVIDNVILMG
- a CDS encoding photosystem II protein Y; protein product: MDADLRPLLVLAPIGLVVVWAAYNMTKAVLKGEAKLFGDRGNNPFQ
- a CDS encoding citrate synthase, with the protein product MAIGEYKPGLEGVPATQSNISYVDGLVGLLEYRGIRIEDLCEHSNFLETSYLLIFGELPKHQELEKFEHNIKHRRRIKYRIRDMLKCFPDDAHPMDVIQACVCALGMFYPLKDLRDIEYIYGATIRLIAKIPTIIAAFHMMRQGNDPVPPRDDLSYAANFLYMLNEIEPDPLAAKVFDVCLTLHAEHTVNASTFCALVTASTLNDPYVVLAAAVGTLGGPLHGGANEKVMLMLEEIGSVKNVKAYLEEKISKKQKVPGFGHRIYKVKDPRAIILQKLVDQLFEQTGHDPYYDIALELEKQAADVFSEKGIFPNVDFYSGLVYKKLNIPVDLFTPVFAIARVPGWLAHWKEQMADNRLFRPTQVYTGLHDVKYTPISDR
- a CDS encoding branched-chain amino acid ABC transporter permease — its product is MFFFNSYGFLLVSMLLGALLGMSVYLPLMTGQLSLASPGFYALGGYVAAIMSTKVIPADKFSIWLLFAEISITTIACGLLAILLGFPVLRLRGIYLAIATIAFVEILRVLSLNLEITGGAVGIFGIPQPFGSQIGYLWIVVPLLVVSMILLYRIEVTKLGRVWRGIREDELAAGAIGINSTNHKVLAFTIGAVLAGIVGVISAHFLNTWNARQGTFDASITYLAFVLAGGSRTFIGPVVGGIALTALPEVLRAIANINGLPKLLSQFLQDGRLIIFGTLIVLATIFFPKGLITPELLSKLLTIIRTRVCRISSDH